CTTTCTAGTAAGAGACTTATTGCTGCTccatcatcaatcaaaactttgtttgctttaatcccACTCAAAGTGGTAGTAATATGGAGTGGGTAAAGATGAGACTTTTGCTTCTCAGTAGGCCTCAGAAAATACCCTGGTTCATCCTCATATcaaacaaaggaaaaagcctCTTCAGCATCCATATCATAGTCCTCTTCTGGATCACCTTCATACTCACCTAAATACTCAGTTGGAATAATCGAAATAGTTCCAACCATCTCATCATCTCTTTCCTCAAAATATTCCTCATCCAAATCAGCCTCCTTGCCTTTATCAATTCTTGAAGAATGATCTATTGCCTTACCTTTCTCCAACTTTGCAGGAGAAGGAATTTCCTTTGGGCATGTCTCCCCATCAGAGGGAAAGACTATCCGGGAATGTACTGAAGGCGTTGCCCCCTTGCCTTTTTCTGATTGAGGCTTCTTATTCTTATTTATACTCCTTCTTTCTCTATCCCTTGGGTATCCCTTGGCTCAACCACGTTGATAGGGATATTGGTTTCGAGGAGGTCCTAGATGTCTCCACTGTGGATTTTGCCAATAAAGAACATCTCGACTCTGGAATTTCTGACAATTCCGAATCCATTGGACACCTATCGCCTGAGAATGGACTCAATGGTACAACAACATTTGGCTGAGGGGCCTTAGAACTTTGCCCTTTTATACGCCGAATTGGTTGTCTCTGACGAGCTTACTCCTCTCTATGAGCTAACTCCTTCTTCatcctttctttttcaaagattgctGCAACTTCAGCATCGAATACAACATTACACAGTGGATAGAAAGATACATCTTGATCTTTGATCTTTTGCTGTACTAAGAAATCCAGTAGGCCATCTCCTGCTCGAGGATATACTGATCAAACTTGTGACTCGAAATCATCCAAAGCCACATCAAAGTCATAAGACATACCAACCATATTCACTCCAAAATATGGTTCGACAAAcccagccttagcatcaaatggATTAGTGTCCACTTTCATCTCTTTCCTCCCATCATCAAACTTCAACCGTCCTTCCATTATAGCTTTCTGTATCAAATCCCTGAAACGGACGCAACTGTTAGTCGAATGACTGGTTGCTTGGTGAAATTTACAATAAGGTTTCCCTTTTAAATCTTTAATCTAAAGTAAAGTTCTACCCTCAGGCAAaattaattgtttatctttaagcaacacatcgaaAATCTGATCATATTTCGagatatcaaaactatatttctttcCACTCTTTAGTTTTGATTCGTTTGACTTTTCATCACTAGGGAGCTTTTTAAGTAAATAACAAATATATGAAGGACCTTTTTTAAGTTCGGCCAAATCGACCTCTGTCTCGAGATCGAACTCCTCCTCTGAGGACTCCATGGTTACATAAGCAACCTTCTCCTTTCGAGTAAAAGCTTTACTCTTTAACTTCTGTTCATTCCtatatttctcatttttttcttcattAATTTGACCTGACGAACCTTTTCAGCCAAATGGGCTAAGTCAGGAATATGCACATTAAGCAACTTTCGACGCATATAGAATCCTAACCCCATAACTGCTATTTTCACCACTTCACTCTCAAGTAATGACACATAGCATCTACTTCTAGCATTTTTAAAACGTATCATATAGTCATCAATGGTTTCACCATCCTCTCGTTTCAAAGCCACTAAGTTAGTAACTGCCACATTCAACTCCCCTTGATATAATTGAGCGTGAAAAACAGTTTCCAACTGATTCCATGTCGTTATCGAATTTAGCCTAAGATTAGAAAaccaagtaaatgcattcttcattaacgaagaaggaaaaaactttattttcaaattctcatcATTGGCAAGATTCCCAATCTCGACGAAATATCGAGCGATATGTTCAGTGGTTGACTCTCCGACTTTCCTTGTAAATTTTGTGATTATTTTTGGATTCTTCACCCCTCTTGCCACTTTAGCCATTTGAACAACCTGAGGGAAAGCAGACACAAAATGGGGGTCGATTCGTAAAACCAACGTTCAGACCAACTCGATTAAGCACTTCTTCCACAATTCTTGTGACTTGATAACGTTCACCACCATGATTAACATGTAATCTGGCTAGAACATCATCTTCATTCTGACCACGGGGAATTATCTGAGGAGTGGATTCTCTTTGTTTAAAACATTGTTTTCATTTTGAAATATATTTTCGAATCCTTCATTATTCCCCATAGCATCATGCCATTCACCTTCTTCATAATCCACGATTCGAGCAATCCGTTCGACTTGCCTAGCAAGGCGTTTGAATTTCGATTTGTGATCAGCCATCATAAGATTTAGAATTGTGGTCATTTGTTCAGTCAATAAATTGACTAAATCATGATGACTTTCCTCTACATGTTGTCGAAATACTGCCATGGAATTAGAAGCATTTGATGTAGAGCCCGCATTATAATCACGAGAATATTCGGAATGCTATTGTGGGTTTTGAGGATTATTTACTCCATTTTCACTCCCGAAACGAACAGGAGGAACAAAACCACTCACTGGTGGAGTATACCCAGGAGGAAGACCATAAAGAGTACAATGGTTAATGGAGGCTGGATTGGTGGTAAACTACCACGTGGACGAATATTACGTCCAGCATTTCCAGTTTGTACACTAGTAACCAATATACTTTCACTTAGAACCACACCATCCAAATATGAAGTAACTCCCGAAGATTGCACAGTTACTGGTATGTTATCATTGATGGACGAACCACCATTCGCGCTTCATCAGCCATGTGAATAGTCCTTCTACTTCTTAATTGCATACACTAAATGACACCATGAAATAAATCTTTCGACACACTTCAGTTTAAAACTGTCCCActgggcgtgccaatttgttttatcgagttttagcaaatcgatggtggttcgatatctattGGTctaggagcgaaacctactcctctttgtgAGTACcagttttatttgcatcaaaatccATGCCTTTGACAATGACGAAGAAGAAGGAACTAAGCTTTGCAGAAATTCGAAATGAACAGTAAAACTTAAATAACTTGAATAGAAGGGAAATCAAATTAGAGAAAGGAAAAGTGTTTGGAAAAGTAAACGGCAAATTAAAAGGTAAAGACTGGAAAGGGTAAAAGTTGCTGAATTTAAAAGAATCAAAATGAcattgcaaggaatataaattgcatgaaaagaagGTTGCAGGGAATTTAATGAAAAGTAAAGACATGGAATGAAcccttcaaagaaaaagactctTGCCCGACTCAGAACATCGCTGGGATGTGAGTGAGTGTGAGTGTTTTGTCTGAAAAGATTTCAACCCTTGTTCCTTCGAATCTTCTCCTATTTATAAGACTCTTCAACCAATCCGATTGAAATGTAACTTCCACGTACATTAATCCATGAGTAACCGTTCTCGCTCTTTTTGTTGTCTGTAACTGCCACCAATTATCTTCACCTATTAACTTGCTTCGATTGCTTCACACACTCTCTCTGAGTCCTGGTCGATCAACATTCTCTCCTTCATCGATTGACCATCCTCGATGACTCCACCTCGAATTTGTTATTTTTTCGACTAACAAATTGCATTGCTGACCTCTTTTTCGACACAGTTGACCTCAGTCGGCCACTTCGACTTCCGTATTTGTATCAATTGATTAATAGAAAGTACATAATAGAGTATGTAATTGGCTTCAATCCATACTTGGCAATTATCGaagtctaaacttatcaacattGGCTTGTTAAAGAATTCAATAACATCTTtatcgaaaatattatttttggataTAACAGCattatcaaaaataatatatggtgacattttttaaactgttagaaacttaaaatatgaacaaacacgtaaattaattttaacaaattttaaatagaatattttaattttaattaatttttattattttaaaaatctttaatatttatttatttttgtgagacaaattcatttattattttttaaataacatttttaataatatttaaaatttaaatttctataataaaattaattaaaaatttatcgaATAAAAAATCTATGCTATTAGGCTATtcgctaatatatatatattttttaaaaattatatatattagtgAACCCTCTTTTTTGTTCTCATTTAGTCATTTATCCATGGCAGGCAGCAGTGGCGaaatatttgattttcagtttttgCGGCCGGAAAAGAGGCTTGTGGTTTTGGCGGGAAGGAGCAGAGAGAGGCAGAGAGTGAAGGAGTGAAAGATCAAAGATGGCGAACAAGCTCATCAAGCAGATGGGATTGCCAAATTCCATTGCTAACATCTTCACTGCTCGCAACATCATCACTGCcaaggttctctctctctctctctctccagatTCTGTTTTCGTAGAACAACTAATTTACATCATTCTTTAGTTCTGTTAGCTTCACGCTTCGTTCCCCTTCACTAGAATCGAGGTCCTCCATTTCCTATTCtccgttattattattaattaaataagtaactaattaattaataaattgcaGGATGCATTGTCTCTGACTGAATTTGAGTTGATGGAACAATTGGACGTTGGGATGGCAGAAGTAAAATCTGCAATGGCACATATCAGTGAAGTTGTTTGTCCGCCTTGTCAAACTGTACTCCTAGCTGCTCATTTTCCCTTTAGATttcttttttagtaattattttacactaatttttcttcaatttgttGAAAAACTGGTGGATATTGTGTCAGGCATTGCTTCTGATGGAGCAGCGAGTGCGCGATGAGAGATCGGCCGGTCATCTTCCAACTCGTTTGAGAGGATTGGATGAAGCCTTGTGTGGCGGCCTACCCTTTGGTGTTGTGACAGAGTTGGTTGGTCCTGCTGGAATTGGCAAAACGCAGGTACATTATTAGGGTTTCTAGGGCttaattatttgtttgtttaCCTGCTTTATCATTGTCAGGATATCCATATCCATAAGTGACTTCACTAGTGTGTATgaatttatttattctaaattgtcattgttggatcgGCCAAGACTTTTGTACCAAAAGAAAGAGCTTTCCAGAGTGAGACATGTTTGTTTGCCAAGCTAGGTTATAGCAAATCAGTTAGTTATGGACATATAACTTATATACTGTATAAAAACATAAATACAATCATACAACTCTCTGCATAGTTGTGATTTACCATTATACAGCTCAATTCAATCATTGCCTCAACTCCCACTATCTGTTTAGCTCCTTTCTGTAGCACTTGTACAAGTTGACTGAAGTTTTGTCCATTGGAATTGCTTTCATCATATGAAAGAGCACCTGCATTATATTATAATCTGGTGCCTATTCTAAGTTATAAGAAAAGATGTGTATCGCATGTCCTTTGTTATATTCTTGGGGTCATGCATATGGATATGGGCATCTACATGCTTTCAGCAATTCCACCGGCTTGTAAAAGTATTGTTTTTCCAGTTATTGTTAATCGGTTGGGTGAATTTTATATTTGCAGTTTTGCTTGAAGCTCTCACTGCTGGCATCTTTGCCGGCAAATTGTGGAGGCTTAGATGGGCGTGTCATATATATTGATGTTGAATCCAAATTTAGTTCAAGAAGGTATTTGAAGCACATGAGCTCTGTCTAGCTGCCCTGAATCATATGAATAAAATGCAGAATTCTTTATCTGTGAATTTCATTGTTTTTTTCCAGGTTGATACAGATTGGAATAGAGAATTTTCCTGAAATATTTCTCAAGAAAGGAATGGCACAGGAGGTATGCTGgttatttctttctctctttcttatcTGGACTACGTTTTCATCCCAATTGAACTTGATAATCTCTATGAGCCTGATGAAAATTATCTTTGCTTGAGTTATTGGCTTATTGCAGATGGCTGGTAGAATCGTTATTCTGCGTCCCACATCACTTTCTGAGTTCACTGAGAGGTGTGAATTTCCTTAAGACTTTAGCAAGGATGTTCAATTTTAGGTGCCGGAGTAGTGGatttaaagaaaagaaacatacTGATGATTGTTCATGTACAAAGAAATCTGTGTAGTCTTAAAGAGATTATGCAATAGTTTGGAGAAGACTGAACAGTAGAGGAAGGTCATGATGACATAACAAATACAAAGCTCTCATTAAGgacaaaaaacaaagaaatttaGACAGGGTTTGTGCATCTAAGTAGTTTTACTATTAGCTTAGACCTCGTTCAGAAGGGTCTGGTGTTCATGATTAACCTTCACAGAAGACTGAAAATTCATCTGATCATTCTGATTGGTCCGTTCATGATTGCACAACAAGGCTTAGTGATCATGAACACACTAATCAAAAGGGGTGAAAGCCTGATACCGTGTGGGTTGATCCACaatatcattttttagttattttgcaAATTGGTCTGCCATATCTTATTGCTCCTGTTAAATTGTTTATGTACTGTGTGATGTGTTGATGCTACCAGTTTGCACCATGTCCAAGTATCACTCCTCCAGAAACAAGTGAAGTTGCTCATTATTGATAGCATGGCTGCCCTTGTTTTAGGGTGAGACTGACTTTTGGAcaataatgtgaacaatggaaTCAAATATTCTCATCAAAATTTTAAGTATATAGTGTTCTCCTCTTCATGGATGTCTCATGCATAGAAATTGGTTGGTTTTTCTATCCAGTGAGCATGATTGTGGAGCTTCTAGACAACAAGTATTGGGTTGGCATGTTTCTTTTATCAAGTAAGAACCATGAACCAATACGATCTTTCTTGTTACATGTACGATATTATTCTGAAGAGAGATTGTAATGCAATAATTCCTCTGAGGCTGTACTGATTATGCATGTCTCTAGGTCACTTGCAGAATTTTCACGAATTCCAATagtagtgacaaatcaagtaagATCTCAAACTGGTGATGAACCTCTTACGTTTTCCTTTCAAGGTATGATGGACAAACTATCTTTTGGAGACTTTCAACTCCTATATTGACTTATAACTATCCCTTCTAAGCAGCACGAAGCCACTCTATAAAAAAAGAAGATCGTGCTTCATATGATTCTCATCTTGTTGCTGCTCTGGGCATTAATTGGGCTCATGCTGTGACCATCCGTCTTGTACTTGAGGCCAGATCAGGTTGGCTGTGTTTTGTAGATGTGCTCAATTGATTTTCAAAAGCATTTTTCTGTAACAAATGCATGTAGATGGCTCCTCAGCATGAATCAAATTGTTGTATGAGTAGGGATAATAAGTTCAAGTTATGGTTATGACTTCCAGATCAGTATTCCAACTTTCAAGCATCtattgtataattttttgtttgatgACTTACATTTTCCTATTATTTTAGCCAAAGGAGGAAGAAGTAAGAAATCAATACTGGTTTCTAATCTGGCCTTCTGTTTGTAAAAGAAGAATTTTGTGCATGAATGTTCATTGAATGTCTCTATACTCAGTTAAAATTCTCATAAGTTTTCACTAGAAACTTCACACGTGATTTGAACTTGAAAATTACAAAGGTCTGATAAACTTTTAGCAATTAGATGAAAAGGGCAATGAGAGATAGGATTGGAGTACAAGATAACTATATCTTACTCAAAAGTCTGAATGACTGTGATGCATAGCACTAACCTTACTAACACAATATAACCTGGCTCAAGAAACACATGATCGATAATATTCTAACAAAATATGTCAGTCACCATTTGTTTATTGCAATATGTGATTGTTGTCATACAAATTTAAATTCTAGAAGCTCATTTTCTTGCAGGTCAAAGATTTATCAAGTTAGCAAAATCTCCCATTTCTCCTCCTTTGGCTTTCCCTTTTAACATAACTTCATCAGGGTTGGTTCTTCTGGATGATGATGGGATAGAGATGAAAGGATCAGAAATAAACACTATCCACTGCCAAGGTTTGTCACTGAGCTTCCTATTAATCTGTTAGGCCTGCTGAATTCATTTTAAGTGAGTAAAAAATATGAAGTGGAAGTGTGGAACTCAAATATAAGCTTTATTCCCATGAAAAAAGTTTTCTCGTTCTGGAGGAAGTTTTACATGGATTGATGTGCTGAACATGAGGTCTAAATTGTCTCCTTGCATGTAAATAAGATATAGTCATAGGTCAAAGCATTGCTAAGTTAATTTTCTCAAGATTTAATAATTATGCTGAGTATAGCAATTTTTAAGTTACACTTTTTCCCTAGGATTTAAGTTCTCCTTTATCTGCTTTAATTGATTAAATCTCAAATAATTActtaccaaaattcaaattttcatgCAAATATGCAGGCCAAAAAGCTTTGTTCAATTCTGAATGGGTAAGGTTCCAAATGATCAGTCAGTTGTATCTTATTGTATGTCATGTCACGTGATTTAGTTATACCTAtatccttcttcatttttcagTGAAGTAGACCAGTTGCCTTAACCTGCTCAATTAATCCCTTTCTCCAAGACATTACCAGgttggttttatttttatttgttttttgtgTTAATTTACAAGGTTTAGTTGATACAAAATTCTTGCTTGTGGTGTATATATTATCGTCTACTCTTTCATACTTGAGGTTATTTTAGTTAATGTTTTTGGTTTGTTTAATTGGGGTGGATAAGTGAAATTTATCTTATAGCATTTCGAAATATTTGGAGTTTGTTTTAATTGATAATTTCTAAGAAATGCAATGCAACAAGTTTAATGACTTCAGTTATCAATCTTGGCTCAGCTGAAATCGGATATTGTAGATTTTTATTCTTTACTTAGATTTAGACATGGTTAGTTTCATACTTTTCACAAAGGAATTTGTGATAAACTGACCATCAATGCAACCTTAGGGAATAGGTCTTATAAAATACTGAAAACGTGATTAGATGATTAGCCTGTCAAGTTAACTAGGACTAATGACTTAGggataatgtttaagtgtggctCGCCAAGAAAAAAGAATGGTTGACTTCTTGATTGCTCGCAGAAACTCTGCTTTTATATAAAGCTGCAAGTAGCATATTCAATGCACCATACTATATAGTTGCTAATGAAGACATGTATATGAAGTTGGTCAAACATTTCAGACTTATATCGCAATTCTTAAAAGTGATCATTCTAGATTTCTAATATTGTAGCACAGGATATCAAACTTTAAGTTTAACCgaacaaatttttattaaaatattaagctTATGAGTTTACTTTACTCATATTTGAGTTTTTACGTGAGTTAATTCGATTTGAAAAGCTAAGATGATGAACTCTTAAGAATTCAAACTAAgattataaacttgcaagaagttACCTGTCAAGAATTTGGTAATCATGTTAGAAACCAATTTCTTTCTCAATggaatcaaattatttttaaacagAAAATATGGACTTTCAACAAGTCTAGTTCTAAAGTATTTACCATAAATTTaattcttgtaaaaaaaaaaaggaatcctTTTTATAACATAGTCTATATATTATTTAGCATAGTCTATATGTCGAGTAAATTGAAAATATCCAAACCCAACATTTAGTTAGGGGATTAAAATGGAATGAAATTGAACAGAAGAAATATTTGTATTGGAAAAAATGTATAAAGTAGAAAATGGTTATAGATATTCAGCTGTAACAGATGATAAAGGGATTTTAAATGAAAACAACCCGCAAGtttataaaaattgataaaacaGCTTTACTTTTTCTGAATACCCTGGCATTTAGCACATGGATTGTTATTATTGCGATTGTTTCCCTATAGCTTAGCTTATAGCTATATGGCATAATGTGTATGCTTTTTGATGTGTAGGAGTCACTATTCCTTAAGAAAGTAGGGTTCTGTTTTTTACTTCATTACTCAGGTTTCAATATTGAATTGTTAAAAAATTGTTAACATGATCTTTCTTGATATATATTATGAATTTTAATCAAaattcatttcctttatttttaaattacctCATActcatatattaaattataaattcaatagACCTCAACTTAAGCTTTTAACTTACAATTCTTTTTGGGTATTACTGGAAATTCAATATAaaagtttttcctttttttattggattaaacatgctaaatttaaaatattcaaaaatgcaTTGTTCTGATATTTCAGTTTATTCTCAATATCTTCATTGCACAAATTCAAATAGTTACTGTTGTAAACTTCTTAGGCAGAACATATAATGTATTAGATACGGTCATACAGATACCCTCAAACATGTTAGTGCTACTTTCTATCCATCTTAATGTTACCATTTCAGCTAGTATTTAAGTTTTTCGATTCAGAACTGGATATATGCATGATCCAGGATAATATAGTCAGATACTGCCATATGCTTGTTTACCCACCTTTCAGTCACCATTAGTGCTAGCATTTTGCCATTTGGGCAatagattattatttattaagatCAATTGCCATCTGATTTAAGACTGCTAGGTATCAAGTTCCCAAATACACAATCCTAGGGGAAATACCAATATAGTAGTAGTAAACTAGAAGGTGCAGCACGTGATTCTCGATTAGATCAAAGGTCCATATCTACCCTGTACATTGATCTTTGATATCTTAGGAATCGCATATGAATCACGATGCAACTTTTTAAGACTATCTAgtttgattcagaaattttaacAAGAATATCTTGGCATGCACTCCATCCAGATTCAGCTTACAAGTAGCTTTTCTTTTCCTAAAGAACCGAGGAAAGGAACGTTTTCAATCTTAATAACACTAAAATATTTGGTACATAGTTTCTTGTCCACATATAAAGAGGACATATAGAATACTACCTAGTAGCTTTGGTTTCTTAATCGAGAGAAAGTGTTTGTGACAACAAGCCAAAGATTccactcaatttttattttttgcttcttgTTATCCGTATAATATAATCACATGATTTCATTTAGACAAATTGGGTGTCCCTTAATAATTTATATGCTCCTATGTCGGTTGCAAAATGTG
This region of Arachis hypogaea cultivar Tifrunner chromosome 8, arahy.Tifrunner.gnm2.J5K5, whole genome shotgun sequence genomic DNA includes:
- the LOC112706750 gene encoding DNA repair protein RAD51 homolog 2 isoform X1 produces the protein MANKLIKQMGLPNSIANIFTARNIITAKDALSLTEFELMEQLDVGMAEVKSAMAHISEVVCPPCQTALLLMEQRVRDERSAGHLPTRLRGLDEALCGGLPFGVVTELVGPAGIGKTQFCLKLSLLASLPANCGGLDGRVIYIDVESKFSSRRLIQIGIENFPEIFLKKGMAQEMAGRIVILRPTSLSEFTESLHHVQVSLLQKQVKLLIIDSMAALVLGEHDCGASRQQVLGWHVSFIKSLAEFSRIPIVVTNQVRSQTGDEPLTFSFQARSHSIKKEDRASYDSHLVAALGINWAHAVTIRLVLEARSGQRFIKLAKSPISPPLAFPFNITSSGLVLLDDDGIEMKGSEINTIHCQGQKALFNSEW
- the LOC112706750 gene encoding DNA repair protein RAD51 homolog 2 isoform X2; translation: MANKLIKQMGLPNSIANIFTARNIITAKDALSLTEFELMEQLDVGMAEVKSAMAHISEVVCPPCQTALLLMEQRVRDERSAGHLPTRLRGLDEALCGGLPFGVVTELVGPAGIGKTQFCLKLSLLASLPANCGGLDGRVIYIDVESKFSSRRLIQIGIENFPEIFLKKGMAQEMAGRIVILRPTSLSEFTESLHHVQVSLLQKQVKLLIIDSMAALVLGEHDCGASRQQVLGWHVSFIKSLAEFSRIPIVVTNQVRSQTGDEPLTFSFQARSHSIKKEDRASYDSHLVAALGINWAHAVTIRLVLEARSGLVLLDDDGIEMKGSEINTIHCQGQKALFNSEW